One Halichoerus grypus chromosome 1, mHalGry1.hap1.1, whole genome shotgun sequence genomic region harbors:
- the STRIT1 gene encoding sarcoplasmic/endoplasmic reticulum calcium ATPase regulator DWORF, with translation MAEKESASPRLLVPILLLIGWIVGCIIMVYVVFS, from the exons ATGGCTGAAAAAG agTCTGCATCACCCCGCCTTCTGGTCCCTATTCTTCTCTTGATTGGCTGGATTGTGGGCTGTATCATAATGGTTTATGTTGTCTTCTCTTAG